One window of Microcoleus vaginatus PCC 9802 genomic DNA carries:
- a CDS encoding sorbosone dehydrogenase family protein — protein MYYLRFLLLILLLPMIACDRATDAIAPAVGDTGPVSQIPSRAPLTNVGTNQIVPTKPLSPQPIRIVATSLPRPGASESASKPPQVVPIPASPVLRVPAGFVVNVFADNLDAPRWLTLTPTGDVLVTETRQNRITLLRDANGDGVAEVRKTFASAQNGLNIPFGMAFADRYFFLGNTAEVRRFPYTKGQEQLSGAGQKIADLPGGGYNQHWTRNVVVSPDKSKLFVSVGSQSNADVEPLPRASVQVMNLDGKNQQIFASGLRNPVGLDFHPTTNQLYTTVNERDGLGDDLVPDYLTRIRQGEFYGWPYTYFKPNLLDPRHSRNGNSDRPDLAAKTLMPDVLFQAHSAALGLQFYDGKTFPKRFSNGAFVAFRGSWNRNAGTGYKIVFLPFNAANGRPQGYYEDFLTGFLTDPSGPKTWGRPVGLLVLPDGSLLFTEEANNRIYRVQYRG, from the coding sequence ATGTATTACCTGCGTTTCTTGCTGCTAATTCTGCTGTTGCCGATGATTGCGTGCGATCGAGCTACTGATGCGATCGCCCCTGCTGTTGGCGACACCGGCCCCGTGTCGCAAATTCCCTCCCGTGCACCGCTGACAAATGTTGGCACAAATCAAATTGTACCGACCAAACCGCTGTCGCCGCAGCCAATCCGCATTGTTGCAACTTCTTTGCCACGGCCAGGAGCCAGCGAAAGCGCCTCAAAACCTCCTCAAGTAGTACCGATTCCCGCATCGCCAGTGCTGCGAGTGCCTGCTGGCTTTGTGGTCAACGTTTTTGCTGACAATTTAGACGCTCCCCGATGGCTGACTTTGACGCCGACAGGCGATGTTTTGGTAACAGAAACGCGACAGAATCGGATTACGCTGTTGCGGGATGCCAACGGCGACGGCGTTGCTGAGGTTCGCAAAACTTTTGCAAGTGCCCAAAACGGGTTAAATATTCCTTTTGGCATGGCTTTTGCCGATCGCTATTTTTTCCTCGGAAATACCGCTGAAGTCCGCCGATTTCCCTACACAAAAGGACAGGAACAATTGAGTGGTGCCGGTCAAAAAATTGCCGATTTACCGGGCGGCGGCTACAATCAACACTGGACGCGAAATGTTGTCGTTTCCCCCGACAAGAGCAAGCTTTTCGTATCAGTTGGATCGCAGTCTAATGCCGATGTCGAGCCGCTGCCGAGGGCCTCTGTTCAAGTGATGAATTTGGACGGCAAGAACCAGCAAATTTTTGCTTCCGGTTTGCGAAATCCGGTGGGATTGGATTTTCACCCAACAACCAATCAACTCTACACGACGGTCAACGAACGCGATGGTTTGGGAGATGATTTGGTGCCGGATTACTTAACAAGAATTCGTCAAGGCGAGTTTTACGGCTGGCCTTACACTTATTTTAAGCCGAATTTGCTCGACCCGCGCCACTCCAGAAATGGCAATAGCGATCGACCTGATTTAGCGGCTAAAACATTAATGCCGGACGTGCTGTTTCAGGCGCATTCGGCGGCTTTGGGGCTTCAGTTTTACGACGGCAAAACGTTTCCCAAAAGATTCTCGAACGGGGCGTTTGTGGCGTTTCGCGGGAGTTGGAACCGGAACGCTGGAACTGGTTATAAAATCGTGTTTCTACCTTTTAATGCCGCGAACGGACGCCCTCAAGGTTATTATGAGGATTTTCTGACTGGTTTTCTCACAGATCCGTCGGGCCCGAAAACTTGGGGACGCCCGGTTGGCTTGCTGGTTTTACCTGACGGGAGTTTGCTGTTTACTGAGGAAGCGAACAACCGGATTTATCGGGTGCAGTATCGCGGCTGA